The following are from one region of the Oncorhynchus masou masou isolate Uvic2021 chromosome 24, UVic_Omas_1.1, whole genome shotgun sequence genome:
- the angptl3 gene encoding angiopoietin-related protein 3, translating to MKLFCLLFLVGLSVAQAAPRDSSRVYPTMPSQLQPQTQPPAEAKSRFAMLDDVRLLANGLLQLGQSLRDFVHKTKAQINDIFQKLTNFDHSVYQLSMVTSEIKEEEKELKKTTTFLKANNEEIRNLSLEINAKINSILQERSLLQSQVGGLEEKLKGLSESMMPGEQLSEIKSLKDVIDVQESTITDLLKAVKEQHDQLNQQKTKIKTLEEKISFDHFQDATDKAMGSDSEIPDMFEYLTGNSTGEDTDLPVDCSDLYNRGERNSGVYPIKPNQSEPFNVYCELTSGGSTVIQRREEGSVDFDQTWEKYEKGFGDLEREFWLGLIKIHSLAGQGDSILRIELEDWKEDRRSVEYQFTMEGAQAHYTLHLTHLSGDLPNAMGNHTRFSTKDRDNHQDSNCAKNYTGGWWFNACGNTNLNGRYMWLRSKGRSMRRKGIHWKPLGISYSLKTTKISIRHI from the exons ATGAAGCTGTTCTGCCTCCTGTTCCTGGTTGGTCTGTCTGTAGCCCAGGCAGCTCCTCGGGACTCTTCCAGGGTCTATCCCACCATGCCCTCTCAACtccagccccagactcagcctcCAGCTGAGGCCAAGTCCCGCTTCGCTATGCTGGATGATGTCCGTCTCCTGGCCAACGGTTTGCTCCAGCTGGGTCAGAGCCTCAGGGATTTTGTTCACAAGACGAAGGCCCAGATTAACGACATCTTCCAGAAGCTGACCAACTTCGATCACTCCGTTTACCAGCTCTCCATGGTCACCTCAGAGAtcaaggaggaagagaaagagctgAAGAAGACCACCACGTTCCTGAAGGCTAACAACGAGGAGATCCGGAATCTGTCACTGGAGATCAACGCCAAGATCAACAGTATTCTGCAGGAGAGGAGCTTGCTGCAGAGTCAAGTAGGGGGGTTGGAGGAGAAGCTGAAGGGACTGTCTGAGAGCATGATGCCGGGAGAGCAGCTCAGTGAGATCAAATCACTCAAG GATGTGATTGATGTTCAGGAGAGCACCATCACTGACCTGCTAAAAGCTGTGAAGGAGCAGCACGATCAGCTCAACCAACAGAAAACTAAGATCAAGACTCTGGAGGAAAAG ATCAGCTTCGATCATTTCCAAGACGCGACTGACAAGGCAATGGGTTCAGACTCAGAGATCCCAGACATGTTTGAGTACCTGACAGGCAACTCCACTGGTGAGGACACAGACCTACCCGTGGACTGCAGTGATCtttataacagaggagagaggaacagcggGGTGTACCCCATCAAGCCAAATCAGTCAGAGCCTTTCAATGTGTACTGTGAACTGACCTCAG GAGGTTCAACAGTCATCCAGCGCAGGGAGGAGGGGTCCGTGGATTTTGACCAGACATGGGAGAAGTACGAGAAAGGATTTGGGGATCTGGAAA GAGAGTTCTGGCTGGGCCTGATAAAGATCCACAGCCTGGCTGGCCAGGGTGACTCCATCCTGCGCATTGAGTTGGAGGACTGGAAGGAGGACAGGAGGTCAGTAGAGTACCAGTTCACCATGGAGGGAGCCCAGGCCCACTACACCCTCCACCTCACCCACCTGTCTGGAGATCTGCCTAACGCCATGGGCAACCACACCAGGTTCTCCACCAAGGACCGAGACAACCACCAGGACTCAAACTGCGCCAAAAACTACACAG GTGGCTGGTGGTTCAACGCCTGTGGCAACACCAACCTGAACGGCAGGTACATGTGGCTGAGGTCAAAGGGTCGTTCCATGAGAAGGAAAGGGATCCACTGGAAACCTCTGGGTATCTCCTACTCCCTCAAGACCACCAAGATCTCCATACGACACATCTGA